Proteins encoded together in one Lathyrus oleraceus cultivar Zhongwan6 chromosome 5, CAAS_Psat_ZW6_1.0, whole genome shotgun sequence window:
- the LOC127086300 gene encoding protein TIFY 8 isoform X1, which translates to MALLLTMVHSHNNTAGTQHDLKPLLRDFLGMKPSPSPSPSPSSAAPPAPFSSTSEIASEKQVSNHLEGVPYYGPRSDFSGTEITNRLVGNKRSNSDSSFIASSRDAFHMAPDSFQNSHLMKVLRHVSGGERSRRPNDDEVLLGMQSMKPSSSSQMFHPPTSSMIDANKWVMNAGPSVQHLPRGGQMAPFAHQLASNKIRDNNVGPSFISQFAADEGSRTGIKGPGVLSSINTSATASDKISSAVLLGGSRPKPLTNIIESSTPPSSQHGLTPASRQMTIFYGGQAHVFDDVHPHKADVIMALAGSNGGSWSTAFSPKSTAKLVNDSNLHSGENEAGLMNNVPFPQELHGMLPVTGSSSRAVGPGDRVSTPTGAHQGSIFPKDTRNSIQAADPSSEDKRAL; encoded by the exons ATGGCGCTTCTGCTGACAATGGTTCACTCTCACAACAACACTGCTGGGACCCAACACGATCTCAAACCGCTCCTCCGTGATTTTCTCGGCATGAAACCATCACCATCACCATCACCCTCACCCTCCTCCGCCGCTCCTCCCGCACCTTTCTCCTCCACCTCTGAAATCGCTTCCG AAAAGCAGGTATCAAATCATCTTGAGGGAGTTCCATACTATGGTCCAAGAAGTGATTTTTCCGGCACTGAGATAACTAACAGACTAGTGGGGAACAAGAGAAGTAATTCTGATTCCTCTTTTATTGCTTCCTCTAGAGATGCCTTCCATATGGCCCCTGATTCCTTTCAAAATTCACATTTGATGAAG GTTCTCCGACATGTGTCTGGAGGAGAGAGATCTAGAAGGCCTAATGACGATGAAGTGTTACTTGGTATGCAGTCAATGAAGCCGTCTTCTAGTTCTCAGATGTTTCATCCTCCCACCAGCAGTATGATTGACGCGAATAAATGGGTCATGAATGCTGGCCCTTCCGTGCAGCATCTTCCGCGCGGAGGACAGATGGCTCCTTTTGCTCACCAATTGGCTTCGAACAAGATTAGAGATAACAACGTCGGCCCTTCATTTATCTCTCAGTTTGCTGCCGATGAAGGATCGAGAACTGGAATCAAGGGCCCCGGAGTTTTAAGTTCCATAAACACGTCTGCTACTGCTAGTGATAAAATTTCATCGGCCGTGCTGCTCGGTGGAAGCAGGCCAAAGCCGTTAACTAATATAATTGAATCATCCACGCCTCCAAG CAGTCAACACGGGCTAACACCTGCCAGCCGCCAGATGACTATCTTCTACGGAGGTCAAGCTCATGTTTTTGATGATGTCCACCCACATAAG GCAGATGTTATAATGGCTTTGGCTGGGTCAAATGGAGGATCTTGGTCCACAGCATTCTCGCCGAAATCTACTGCAAAGCTGGTTAACGATAGTAATTTGCATAGTGGTGAAAATGAAGCAGGATTAATGAATAATGTACCATTCCCGCAAGAGCTTCATGGGATGTTGCCTGTAACTGGCAGTTCTAGTCGTGCTGTTGGACCTGGTGATCGGGTATCTACTCCAACCG GAGCACACCAAGGAAGCATATTTCCTAAAGATACAAGAAATTCGATTCAAGCAGCAGACCCCAGTTCCGAAGATAAAAGAGCACTGTGA
- the LOC127086300 gene encoding protein TIFY 8 isoform X3 produces MALLLTMVHSHNNTAGTQHDLKPLLRDFLGMKPSPSPSPSPSSAAPPAPFSSTSEIASEKQVSNHLEGVPYYGPRSDFSGTEITNRLVGNKRSNSDSSFIASSRDAFHMAPDSFQNSHLMKSMKPSSSSQMFHPPTSSMIDANKWVMNAGPSVQHLPRGGQMAPFAHQLASNKIRDNNVGPSFISQFAADEGSRTGIKGPGVLSSINTSATASDKISSAVLLGGSRPKPLTNIIESSTPPSSQHGLTPASRQMTIFYGGQAHVFDDVHPHKADVIMALAGSNGGSWSTAFSPKSTAKLVNDSNLHSGENEAGLMNNVPFPQELHGMLPVTGSSSRAVGPGDRVSTPTGAHQGSIFPKDTRNSIQAADPSSEDKRAL; encoded by the exons ATGGCGCTTCTGCTGACAATGGTTCACTCTCACAACAACACTGCTGGGACCCAACACGATCTCAAACCGCTCCTCCGTGATTTTCTCGGCATGAAACCATCACCATCACCATCACCCTCACCCTCCTCCGCCGCTCCTCCCGCACCTTTCTCCTCCACCTCTGAAATCGCTTCCG AAAAGCAGGTATCAAATCATCTTGAGGGAGTTCCATACTATGGTCCAAGAAGTGATTTTTCCGGCACTGAGATAACTAACAGACTAGTGGGGAACAAGAGAAGTAATTCTGATTCCTCTTTTATTGCTTCCTCTAGAGATGCCTTCCATATGGCCCCTGATTCCTTTCAAAATTCACATTTGATGAAG TCAATGAAGCCGTCTTCTAGTTCTCAGATGTTTCATCCTCCCACCAGCAGTATGATTGACGCGAATAAATGGGTCATGAATGCTGGCCCTTCCGTGCAGCATCTTCCGCGCGGAGGACAGATGGCTCCTTTTGCTCACCAATTGGCTTCGAACAAGATTAGAGATAACAACGTCGGCCCTTCATTTATCTCTCAGTTTGCTGCCGATGAAGGATCGAGAACTGGAATCAAGGGCCCCGGAGTTTTAAGTTCCATAAACACGTCTGCTACTGCTAGTGATAAAATTTCATCGGCCGTGCTGCTCGGTGGAAGCAGGCCAAAGCCGTTAACTAATATAATTGAATCATCCACGCCTCCAAG CAGTCAACACGGGCTAACACCTGCCAGCCGCCAGATGACTATCTTCTACGGAGGTCAAGCTCATGTTTTTGATGATGTCCACCCACATAAG GCAGATGTTATAATGGCTTTGGCTGGGTCAAATGGAGGATCTTGGTCCACAGCATTCTCGCCGAAATCTACTGCAAAGCTGGTTAACGATAGTAATTTGCATAGTGGTGAAAATGAAGCAGGATTAATGAATAATGTACCATTCCCGCAAGAGCTTCATGGGATGTTGCCTGTAACTGGCAGTTCTAGTCGTGCTGTTGGACCTGGTGATCGGGTATCTACTCCAACCG GAGCACACCAAGGAAGCATATTTCCTAAAGATACAAGAAATTCGATTCAAGCAGCAGACCCCAGTTCCGAAGATAAAAGAGCACTGTGA
- the LOC127086300 gene encoding protein TIFY 8 isoform X2, whose protein sequence is MALLLTMVHSHNNTAGTQHDLKPLLRDFLGMKPSPSPSPSPSSAAPPAPFSSTSEIASEKQVSNHLEGVPYYGPRSDFSGTEITNRLVGNKRSNSDSSFIASSRDAFHMAPDSFQNSHLMKVLRHVSGGERSRRPNDDEVLLGMQSMKPSSSSQMFHPPTSSMIDANKWVMNAGPSVQHLPRGGQMAPFAHQLASNKIRDNNVGPSFISQFAADEGSRTGIKGPGVLSSINTSATASDKISSAVLLGGSRPKPLTNIIESSTPPSQHGLTPASRQMTIFYGGQAHVFDDVHPHKADVIMALAGSNGGSWSTAFSPKSTAKLVNDSNLHSGENEAGLMNNVPFPQELHGMLPVTGSSSRAVGPGDRVSTPTGAHQGSIFPKDTRNSIQAADPSSEDKRAL, encoded by the exons ATGGCGCTTCTGCTGACAATGGTTCACTCTCACAACAACACTGCTGGGACCCAACACGATCTCAAACCGCTCCTCCGTGATTTTCTCGGCATGAAACCATCACCATCACCATCACCCTCACCCTCCTCCGCCGCTCCTCCCGCACCTTTCTCCTCCACCTCTGAAATCGCTTCCG AAAAGCAGGTATCAAATCATCTTGAGGGAGTTCCATACTATGGTCCAAGAAGTGATTTTTCCGGCACTGAGATAACTAACAGACTAGTGGGGAACAAGAGAAGTAATTCTGATTCCTCTTTTATTGCTTCCTCTAGAGATGCCTTCCATATGGCCCCTGATTCCTTTCAAAATTCACATTTGATGAAG GTTCTCCGACATGTGTCTGGAGGAGAGAGATCTAGAAGGCCTAATGACGATGAAGTGTTACTTGGTATGCAGTCAATGAAGCCGTCTTCTAGTTCTCAGATGTTTCATCCTCCCACCAGCAGTATGATTGACGCGAATAAATGGGTCATGAATGCTGGCCCTTCCGTGCAGCATCTTCCGCGCGGAGGACAGATGGCTCCTTTTGCTCACCAATTGGCTTCGAACAAGATTAGAGATAACAACGTCGGCCCTTCATTTATCTCTCAGTTTGCTGCCGATGAAGGATCGAGAACTGGAATCAAGGGCCCCGGAGTTTTAAGTTCCATAAACACGTCTGCTACTGCTAGTGATAAAATTTCATCGGCCGTGCTGCTCGGTGGAAGCAGGCCAAAGCCGTTAACTAATATAATTGAATCATCCACGCCTCCAAG TCAACACGGGCTAACACCTGCCAGCCGCCAGATGACTATCTTCTACGGAGGTCAAGCTCATGTTTTTGATGATGTCCACCCACATAAG GCAGATGTTATAATGGCTTTGGCTGGGTCAAATGGAGGATCTTGGTCCACAGCATTCTCGCCGAAATCTACTGCAAAGCTGGTTAACGATAGTAATTTGCATAGTGGTGAAAATGAAGCAGGATTAATGAATAATGTACCATTCCCGCAAGAGCTTCATGGGATGTTGCCTGTAACTGGCAGTTCTAGTCGTGCTGTTGGACCTGGTGATCGGGTATCTACTCCAACCG GAGCACACCAAGGAAGCATATTTCCTAAAGATACAAGAAATTCGATTCAAGCAGCAGACCCCAGTTCCGAAGATAAAAGAGCACTGTGA
- the LOC127086302 gene encoding probable galacturonosyltransferase 3 isoform X2, with the protein MELLNFFFFSSVLFFHYVADSTIIGSCDQCHRAKEFDVTTSRNRNYPDEKDIDIIATYSDASGHIQLARLKMRDLSDSWVWENPSNAKTEQQNYSQGEMESLQTDTRFEDNLKHSADEHNPEEGLARTPHSSSLMTPVKIKRRIMRLERRKARAAELSQQNKETDNRIVSAAIERSKGFDTTITGKYSIWRKEYENPNSDSTVKLMRDQIIMAKAYSNIAKSKNKTALYEALVKHSRDSKLAIGDANSDAELQTGALNWAKAMGHILSVAKDRLYDCILVARKLRVMLQSTENRVNLQKKRSASLIQLAAKTVPRPLHCLPLQLAADYYLQGYHKKENLGKEKIEDPSLFHYAIFSDNVLAASVVVNSTVQNANEPEKHVFHIVTDKLNFPSMRMWFLINPPSKATIEVQNIDDFKWLNSSYCSVLRQLESARIKEYYFKANHPSSLSAGSDNLKYRNPKYLSMLNHLRFYLPEVYPKLNKILFLDDDIVVQKDLAPLWSIDLKGMVIGAVETCKESFHRFDKYLNFSNPLISSNFSPDACGWAFGMNMFDLKEWKKRNITGIYHWWQDLNEDRTLWKLGTLPPGLITFYKLTYPLDRGWHVLGLGYDPALNLTEIENAAVVHYNGNYKPWLNLAVSKYKSFWSKYVMFDNPYLQVCNLSE; encoded by the exons ATGGAACTGCTtaatttcttcttcttctcttcg GTTTTGTTTTTTCATTATGTTGCAGATTCCACAATCAT AGGATCTTGTGACCAATGTCATCGCGCCAAG GAATTTGATGTTACTACATCTAGAAACCGAAATTATCCAGATGAAAAG GATATTGATATAATTGCAACATATAGCGATGCTTCCGGTCATATTCAGCTTGCTAGGTTGAAAATGAGGGACTTATCGGATTCTTGGGTTTGGGAAAACCCTAGTAATGCTAAGACTGAACAACAAAATTACTCTCAG GGAGAAATGGAGTCTTTGCAAACTGATACTAGATTTGAAGACAATCTCAAGCACTCAGCAGATGAACATAATCCTGAAGAAGGCCTTGCTCGAACTCCCCATTCCTCCTCACTAATGACTCCGGTGAAAATCAAGCGCCGG ATAATGCGGCTGGAAAGAAGAAAAGCTCGTGCTGCTGAACTTAGTCAGCAAAACAAAGAAACGGACAATCGCATTGTGTCAGCAGCAATTGAACGCTCCAAAGGATTTGATACCACTATCACCGGGAAGTATAGTATATGGAGGAAAGAATATGAAAACCCAAATTCTGATTCCACTGTTAAACTCATGCGAGACCAAATAATAATGGCCAAAGCTTATTCCAATATTGCAAAGTCTAAGAACAAAACTGCTCTTTACGAAGCTCTTGTCAAACACTCCAGAGATAGTAAACTAGCTATTGGAGATGCAAATTCTGATGCCGAGCTTCAGACTGG AGCACTTAATTGGGCAAAAGCTATGGGTCACATTCTTTCTGTAGCAAAGGACCGACTTTATGACTGCATTTTAGTGGCAAGGAAGTTAAGGGTGATGCTTCAATCAACTGAAAATAGAGTGAATTTGCAGAAGAAAAGAAGTGCATCCTTGATTCAGCTAGCTGCAAAAACAGTGCCTAGACCATTGCATTGTCTTCCCCTGCAACTTGCAGCTGATTATTACCTACAGGGCTATCATAAGAAAGAAAATCTTGGCAAGGAAAAGATTGAAGACCCGTCTCTGTTCCACTATGCTATCTTTTCTGATAATGTACTGGCTGCATCCGTGGTTGTTAATTCTACTGTGCAAAATGCAAACGAGCCTGAGAAGCATGTATTCCATATAGTAACTGATAAATTAAATTTTCCATCAATGAGAATGTGGTTTCTCATCAACCCTCCTTCTAAAGCAACCATTGAAGTTCAGAATATTGATGATTTCAAGTGGCTGAATTCCTCGTATTGTTCTGTTTTACGTCAACTTGAatcagcaagaatcaaggagTATTACTTTAAAGCCAATCATCCTTCCTCTCTCTCTGCTGGTTCTGACAATCTAAAATATAGAAATCCCAAATATTTGTCAATGCTGAATCACTTAAGGTTCTACCTTCCCGAAGTTTATCCAAAATTGAACAAAATTCTATTCTTGGATGATGACATTGTCGTGCAGAAAGATTTGGCACCTCTTTGGTCAATTGATTTGAAAGGTATGGTGATCGGTGCAGTAGAGACATGCAAGGAGAGCTTCCATAGGTTTGATAAATACCTAAATTTTAGTAATCCACTGATCTCCAGTAATTTCAGTCCCGATGCATGTGGTTGGGCATTTGGCATGAATATGTTTGACTTGAAGGAGTGGAAGAAACGAAACATCACCGGAATCTATCATTGGTGGCAAGATTTG AATGAGGATAGAACCCTCTGGAAGCTTGGAACATTACCACCAGGCTTAATCACCTTTTATAAACTGACCTATCCGCTAGATCGGGGTTGGCATGTTTTGGGACTTGGCTATGATCCGGCTCTGAACTTAACGGAGATAGAGAATGCCGCTGTTGTTCACTATAACGGAAACTACAAGCCATGGTTAAATCTTGCTGTTTCCAAGTATAAATCGTTCTGGTCCAAATATGTTATGTTTGACAATCCATATCTTCAAGTTTGCAACCTCAGTGAATAG
- the LOC127086302 gene encoding probable galacturonosyltransferase 3 isoform X1, translating to MLQIPQSCNKLFNSLCFSNNNSYNMLLTLSISLCRGSCDQCHRAKEFDVTTSRNRNYPDEKDIDIIATYSDASGHIQLARLKMRDLSDSWVWENPSNAKTEQQNYSQGEMESLQTDTRFEDNLKHSADEHNPEEGLARTPHSSSLMTPVKIKRRIMRLERRKARAAELSQQNKETDNRIVSAAIERSKGFDTTITGKYSIWRKEYENPNSDSTVKLMRDQIIMAKAYSNIAKSKNKTALYEALVKHSRDSKLAIGDANSDAELQTGALNWAKAMGHILSVAKDRLYDCILVARKLRVMLQSTENRVNLQKKRSASLIQLAAKTVPRPLHCLPLQLAADYYLQGYHKKENLGKEKIEDPSLFHYAIFSDNVLAASVVVNSTVQNANEPEKHVFHIVTDKLNFPSMRMWFLINPPSKATIEVQNIDDFKWLNSSYCSVLRQLESARIKEYYFKANHPSSLSAGSDNLKYRNPKYLSMLNHLRFYLPEVYPKLNKILFLDDDIVVQKDLAPLWSIDLKGMVIGAVETCKESFHRFDKYLNFSNPLISSNFSPDACGWAFGMNMFDLKEWKKRNITGIYHWWQDLNEDRTLWKLGTLPPGLITFYKLTYPLDRGWHVLGLGYDPALNLTEIENAAVVHYNGNYKPWLNLAVSKYKSFWSKYVMFDNPYLQVCNLSE from the exons ATGTTGCAGATTCCACAATCATGTAACAAACTATTCAATTCTCTTTGCTTTTCTAATAATAATTCATATAACATGTTACTAACTTTATCTATTTCTCTCTGCAGAGGATCTTGTGACCAATGTCATCGCGCCAAG GAATTTGATGTTACTACATCTAGAAACCGAAATTATCCAGATGAAAAG GATATTGATATAATTGCAACATATAGCGATGCTTCCGGTCATATTCAGCTTGCTAGGTTGAAAATGAGGGACTTATCGGATTCTTGGGTTTGGGAAAACCCTAGTAATGCTAAGACTGAACAACAAAATTACTCTCAG GGAGAAATGGAGTCTTTGCAAACTGATACTAGATTTGAAGACAATCTCAAGCACTCAGCAGATGAACATAATCCTGAAGAAGGCCTTGCTCGAACTCCCCATTCCTCCTCACTAATGACTCCGGTGAAAATCAAGCGCCGG ATAATGCGGCTGGAAAGAAGAAAAGCTCGTGCTGCTGAACTTAGTCAGCAAAACAAAGAAACGGACAATCGCATTGTGTCAGCAGCAATTGAACGCTCCAAAGGATTTGATACCACTATCACCGGGAAGTATAGTATATGGAGGAAAGAATATGAAAACCCAAATTCTGATTCCACTGTTAAACTCATGCGAGACCAAATAATAATGGCCAAAGCTTATTCCAATATTGCAAAGTCTAAGAACAAAACTGCTCTTTACGAAGCTCTTGTCAAACACTCCAGAGATAGTAAACTAGCTATTGGAGATGCAAATTCTGATGCCGAGCTTCAGACTGG AGCACTTAATTGGGCAAAAGCTATGGGTCACATTCTTTCTGTAGCAAAGGACCGACTTTATGACTGCATTTTAGTGGCAAGGAAGTTAAGGGTGATGCTTCAATCAACTGAAAATAGAGTGAATTTGCAGAAGAAAAGAAGTGCATCCTTGATTCAGCTAGCTGCAAAAACAGTGCCTAGACCATTGCATTGTCTTCCCCTGCAACTTGCAGCTGATTATTACCTACAGGGCTATCATAAGAAAGAAAATCTTGGCAAGGAAAAGATTGAAGACCCGTCTCTGTTCCACTATGCTATCTTTTCTGATAATGTACTGGCTGCATCCGTGGTTGTTAATTCTACTGTGCAAAATGCAAACGAGCCTGAGAAGCATGTATTCCATATAGTAACTGATAAATTAAATTTTCCATCAATGAGAATGTGGTTTCTCATCAACCCTCCTTCTAAAGCAACCATTGAAGTTCAGAATATTGATGATTTCAAGTGGCTGAATTCCTCGTATTGTTCTGTTTTACGTCAACTTGAatcagcaagaatcaaggagTATTACTTTAAAGCCAATCATCCTTCCTCTCTCTCTGCTGGTTCTGACAATCTAAAATATAGAAATCCCAAATATTTGTCAATGCTGAATCACTTAAGGTTCTACCTTCCCGAAGTTTATCCAAAATTGAACAAAATTCTATTCTTGGATGATGACATTGTCGTGCAGAAAGATTTGGCACCTCTTTGGTCAATTGATTTGAAAGGTATGGTGATCGGTGCAGTAGAGACATGCAAGGAGAGCTTCCATAGGTTTGATAAATACCTAAATTTTAGTAATCCACTGATCTCCAGTAATTTCAGTCCCGATGCATGTGGTTGGGCATTTGGCATGAATATGTTTGACTTGAAGGAGTGGAAGAAACGAAACATCACCGGAATCTATCATTGGTGGCAAGATTTG AATGAGGATAGAACCCTCTGGAAGCTTGGAACATTACCACCAGGCTTAATCACCTTTTATAAACTGACCTATCCGCTAGATCGGGGTTGGCATGTTTTGGGACTTGGCTATGATCCGGCTCTGAACTTAACGGAGATAGAGAATGCCGCTGTTGTTCACTATAACGGAAACTACAAGCCATGGTTAAATCTTGCTGTTTCCAAGTATAAATCGTTCTGGTCCAAATATGTTATGTTTGACAATCCATATCTTCAAGTTTGCAACCTCAGTGAATAG